The proteins below are encoded in one region of Belonocnema kinseyi isolate 2016_QV_RU_SX_M_011 chromosome 3, B_treatae_v1, whole genome shotgun sequence:
- the LOC117170331 gene encoding uncharacterized protein LOC117170331 isoform X2 — protein sequence MAARLLKDPATASSRIFVGHLQTDDMNRFEDEPAARAAIQSENGALFKGRRMDVRPAKADNPGMGGGMGGGMGGGMGGGMGGGMGGGMGGGMGEGLGRLGGPPKPFGFGNDSFKGGNSSFRGNNQSFGSGNSNSGNDNSFQNTGPMRGSNEALNRGDQFGDGNMSRDSNDQFEPFNNDVPNRPGNQFSPGIQNRGGNDSFGGGPGNPNRGGNQFGGGGPNRPGGMLNQGAGGGQGGGGGGGGGGGGGGSAGRQRGSRGGKKRKNDGPGGPGFRDRSPLSRGNRLDDMGGRDWDMGKPGMGGRGPGFGRDSFNDSGNRYDDFKAPFGPPSAPADYPPPPAQAEKNDCEIIVVSKALTEYAEIIESRLKKLGLTVDLLFPNEEVPLSRVLGNIASRGCLYAVVVTPINQEHRSLTLNILHGLPQEHRNMPVEDAINLIARDFGNYKAGGRSVPLNAPITTERHPDAIQVLLNMLADNLQITVLQYDRVLKYLEVRREEQVQVELGDAKDLALAVSDPKQAELQSRILNILNSNKPNSSGPAPIPVPAPAPGPPAPWASAQTTAVSSTTTTATSGVAPSPLLNDPTVQKALDSLLQGNLLKSIGDQQPPTATSAPLFAAFPSMGRF from the exons ATGGCGGCTCGACTTTTGAAAGACCCGGCTACGGCGAGTAGCCGAATCTTCGTCGGACATTTGCAGACAGATGACATGAACAGA TTTGAAGATGAGCCAGCAGCGCGAGCAGCCATACAGAGTGAGAATGGTGCTTTATTTAAAGGAAGACGAATGG ATGTAAGACCAGCAAAGGCAGATAATCCAGGTATGGGAGGAGGAATGGGCGGTGGTATGGGAGGAGGAATGGGTGGAGGTATGGGAGGAGGCATGGGTGGTGGTATGGGAGGTGGCATGGGCGAGGGATTGGGTCGACTAGGAGGACCACCAAAGCCATTTGGTTTCGGAAACGATTCATTCAAGGGTGGAAATTCAAGCTTTCGAGGAAACAATCAAAGTTTTGGTAGTGGAAATTCCAATTCAGGGAACGATAATTCATTCCAAAATACTGGTCCAATGCGAGGTAGTAACGAAGCGTTGAATCGTGGTGATCAATTCGGCGATGGGAACATGAGCAGGGACAGTAACGATCAGTTTGAACCGTTTAATAACGATGTTCCGAATAGACCAGGAAACCAATTTAGTCCAGGGATTCAAAATAGAGGTGGGAACGATTCATTTGGTGGTGGACCGGGTAATCCAAACAGAGGAGGGAATCAGTTTGGTGGAGGTGGACCAAATCGGCCTGGTGGTATGTTAAATCAGGGAGCTGGCGGTGGTCagggtggtggtggtggtggggGTGGTGGTGGAGGAGGCGGTGGTAGTGCGGGTAGACAGCGTGGAAGCAGAGGcggaaaaaagagaaagaatgaTGGTCCGGGTGGTCCTGGTTTTAGAGATCGTAGTCCTCTGAGTCGTGGGAATCGTTTAGACGATATGGGTGGTCGGGATTGGGATATGGGTAAGCCAGGTATGGGAGGAAGAGGTCCTGGATTTGGTCGAGACTCCTTCAATGATAGTGGAAATCGTTATGACGACTTTAAGGCTCCTTTCGG gccaCCTTCTGCACCTGCGGATTATCCACCTCCTCCTGCACAAGCTGAAAAGAATGACTGTGAAATCATTGTTGTCAGTAAAGCTCTCAC AGAATATGCGGAAATTATTGAGTCACGTCTAAAGAAATTGGGATTGACGGTTGATTTACTGTTTCCAAATGAGGAAGTGCCCCTCAGTCGAGTGCTTGGAAATATAGCGAGCAGGGGTTGCTTATATGCTGTGGTCGTCACGCCGATTAATCAGGAACATCGTTCTCTCACTTTGAACATCTTGCATGGCTTGCCGCAGG AGCACAGAAATATGCCAGTGGAAGATGCAATAAATTTGATCGCACGTGACTTTGGAAATTACAAGGCTGGAGGTCGCTCTGTTCCATTGAACGCTCCTATCACAACTGAGCGTCACCCTGACGCCATTCAAGTTCTTCTGAATATGTTGGCCGATAATCTACAAATAACGGTTCTCCAGTACGACAGGGTACTAAAATACTTGGAAGTAAGAAGAGAAGAGCAAGTCCAGGTTGAATTAGGAGATGCGAAAGATTTGGCATTGGCGGTTAGCGATCCTAAGCAGGCAGAACTACAGTCAAGAATTTTGAACATCCTTAACAGCAACAAGCCCAATTCGTCTGGACCTGCACCTATTCCAGTACCAGCGCCTGCACCAGGTCCTCCAGCTCCTTGGGCATCAG CTCAAACAACCGCCGTTTCCTCGACAACGACTACTGCAACTTCAGGAGTCGCTCCATCACCACTACTGAATGATCCGACTGTTCAAAAGGCTCTCGACAGTCTTTTACAGGGTAATTTATTGAAGAGCATCGGAGATCAACAGCCACCCACTGCAACATCCGCTCCGCTGTTTGCTGCTTTTCCGAGTATGGGCCGTTTCTAG
- the LOC117170331 gene encoding uncharacterized protein LOC117170331 isoform X1, whose protein sequence is MAARLLKDPATASSRIFVGHLQTDDMNRVELEEHFSKYGTIVGSLINRGFAFVQFEDEPAARAAIQSENGALFKGRRMDVRPAKADNPGMGGGMGGGMGGGMGGGMGGGMGGGMGGGMGEGLGRLGGPPKPFGFGNDSFKGGNSSFRGNNQSFGSGNSNSGNDNSFQNTGPMRGSNEALNRGDQFGDGNMSRDSNDQFEPFNNDVPNRPGNQFSPGIQNRGGNDSFGGGPGNPNRGGNQFGGGGPNRPGGMLNQGAGGGQGGGGGGGGGGGGGGSAGRQRGSRGGKKRKNDGPGGPGFRDRSPLSRGNRLDDMGGRDWDMGKPGMGGRGPGFGRDSFNDSGNRYDDFKAPFGPPSAPADYPPPPAQAEKNDCEIIVVSKALTEYAEIIESRLKKLGLTVDLLFPNEEVPLSRVLGNIASRGCLYAVVVTPINQEHRSLTLNILHGLPQEHRNMPVEDAINLIARDFGNYKAGGRSVPLNAPITTERHPDAIQVLLNMLADNLQITVLQYDRVLKYLEVRREEQVQVELGDAKDLALAVSDPKQAELQSRILNILNSNKPNSSGPAPIPVPAPAPGPPAPWASAQTTAVSSTTTTATSGVAPSPLLNDPTVQKALDSLLQGNLLKSIGDQQPPTATSAPLFAAFPSMGRF, encoded by the exons ATGGCGGCTCGACTTTTGAAAGACCCGGCTACGGCGAGTAGCCGAATCTTCGTCGGACATTTGCAGACAGATGACATGAACAGAGTTGAGTTAgaagaacatttttcaaagtaTGGGACAATTGTAGGGTCTTTGATAAATCGGGGATTTGCTTTCGTACAGTTTGAAGATGAGCCAGCAGCGCGAGCAGCCATACAGAGTGAGAATGGTGCTTTATTTAAAGGAAGACGAATGG ATGTAAGACCAGCAAAGGCAGATAATCCAGGTATGGGAGGAGGAATGGGCGGTGGTATGGGAGGAGGAATGGGTGGAGGTATGGGAGGAGGCATGGGTGGTGGTATGGGAGGTGGCATGGGCGAGGGATTGGGTCGACTAGGAGGACCACCAAAGCCATTTGGTTTCGGAAACGATTCATTCAAGGGTGGAAATTCAAGCTTTCGAGGAAACAATCAAAGTTTTGGTAGTGGAAATTCCAATTCAGGGAACGATAATTCATTCCAAAATACTGGTCCAATGCGAGGTAGTAACGAAGCGTTGAATCGTGGTGATCAATTCGGCGATGGGAACATGAGCAGGGACAGTAACGATCAGTTTGAACCGTTTAATAACGATGTTCCGAATAGACCAGGAAACCAATTTAGTCCAGGGATTCAAAATAGAGGTGGGAACGATTCATTTGGTGGTGGACCGGGTAATCCAAACAGAGGAGGGAATCAGTTTGGTGGAGGTGGACCAAATCGGCCTGGTGGTATGTTAAATCAGGGAGCTGGCGGTGGTCagggtggtggtggtggtggggGTGGTGGTGGAGGAGGCGGTGGTAGTGCGGGTAGACAGCGTGGAAGCAGAGGcggaaaaaagagaaagaatgaTGGTCCGGGTGGTCCTGGTTTTAGAGATCGTAGTCCTCTGAGTCGTGGGAATCGTTTAGACGATATGGGTGGTCGGGATTGGGATATGGGTAAGCCAGGTATGGGAGGAAGAGGTCCTGGATTTGGTCGAGACTCCTTCAATGATAGTGGAAATCGTTATGACGACTTTAAGGCTCCTTTCGG gccaCCTTCTGCACCTGCGGATTATCCACCTCCTCCTGCACAAGCTGAAAAGAATGACTGTGAAATCATTGTTGTCAGTAAAGCTCTCAC AGAATATGCGGAAATTATTGAGTCACGTCTAAAGAAATTGGGATTGACGGTTGATTTACTGTTTCCAAATGAGGAAGTGCCCCTCAGTCGAGTGCTTGGAAATATAGCGAGCAGGGGTTGCTTATATGCTGTGGTCGTCACGCCGATTAATCAGGAACATCGTTCTCTCACTTTGAACATCTTGCATGGCTTGCCGCAGG AGCACAGAAATATGCCAGTGGAAGATGCAATAAATTTGATCGCACGTGACTTTGGAAATTACAAGGCTGGAGGTCGCTCTGTTCCATTGAACGCTCCTATCACAACTGAGCGTCACCCTGACGCCATTCAAGTTCTTCTGAATATGTTGGCCGATAATCTACAAATAACGGTTCTCCAGTACGACAGGGTACTAAAATACTTGGAAGTAAGAAGAGAAGAGCAAGTCCAGGTTGAATTAGGAGATGCGAAAGATTTGGCATTGGCGGTTAGCGATCCTAAGCAGGCAGAACTACAGTCAAGAATTTTGAACATCCTTAACAGCAACAAGCCCAATTCGTCTGGACCTGCACCTATTCCAGTACCAGCGCCTGCACCAGGTCCTCCAGCTCCTTGGGCATCAG CTCAAACAACCGCCGTTTCCTCGACAACGACTACTGCAACTTCAGGAGTCGCTCCATCACCACTACTGAATGATCCGACTGTTCAAAAGGCTCTCGACAGTCTTTTACAGGGTAATTTATTGAAGAGCATCGGAGATCAACAGCCACCCACTGCAACATCCGCTCCGCTGTTTGCTGCTTTTCCGAGTATGGGCCGTTTCTAG
- the LOC117170331 gene encoding RNA-binding motif protein, X chromosome-like isoform X3: MAARLLKDPATASSRIFVGHLQTDDMNRVELEEHFSKYGTIVGSLINRGFAFVQFEDEPAARAAIQSENGALFKGRRMDVRPAKADNPGMGGGMGGGMGGGMGGGMGGGMGGGMGGGMGEGLGRLGGPPKPFGFGNDSFKGGNSSFRGNNQSFGSGNSNSGNDNSFQNTGPMRGSNEALNRGDQFGDGNMSRDSNDQFEPFNNDVPNRPGNQFSPGIQNRGGNDSFGGGPGNPNRGGNQFGGGGPNRPGGMLNQGAGGGQGGGGGGGGGGGGGGSAGRQRGSRGGKKRKNDGPGGPGFRDRSPLSRGNRLDDMGGRDWDMGKPGMGGRGPGFGRDSFNDSGNRYDDFKAPFGPPSAPADYPPPPAQAEKNDCEIIVVSKALTEYAEIIESRLKKLGLTVDLLFPNEEVPLSRVLGNIASRGCLYAVVVTPINQEHRSLTLNILHGLPQEHRNMPVEDAINLIARDFGNYKAGGRSVPLNAPITTERHPDAIQVLLNMLADNLQITVLQYDRVLKYLEVRREEQVQVELGDAKDLALAVSDPKQAELQSRILNILNSNKPNSSGPAPIPVPAPAPGPPAPWASG; this comes from the exons ATGGCGGCTCGACTTTTGAAAGACCCGGCTACGGCGAGTAGCCGAATCTTCGTCGGACATTTGCAGACAGATGACATGAACAGAGTTGAGTTAgaagaacatttttcaaagtaTGGGACAATTGTAGGGTCTTTGATAAATCGGGGATTTGCTTTCGTACAGTTTGAAGATGAGCCAGCAGCGCGAGCAGCCATACAGAGTGAGAATGGTGCTTTATTTAAAGGAAGACGAATGG ATGTAAGACCAGCAAAGGCAGATAATCCAGGTATGGGAGGAGGAATGGGCGGTGGTATGGGAGGAGGAATGGGTGGAGGTATGGGAGGAGGCATGGGTGGTGGTATGGGAGGTGGCATGGGCGAGGGATTGGGTCGACTAGGAGGACCACCAAAGCCATTTGGTTTCGGAAACGATTCATTCAAGGGTGGAAATTCAAGCTTTCGAGGAAACAATCAAAGTTTTGGTAGTGGAAATTCCAATTCAGGGAACGATAATTCATTCCAAAATACTGGTCCAATGCGAGGTAGTAACGAAGCGTTGAATCGTGGTGATCAATTCGGCGATGGGAACATGAGCAGGGACAGTAACGATCAGTTTGAACCGTTTAATAACGATGTTCCGAATAGACCAGGAAACCAATTTAGTCCAGGGATTCAAAATAGAGGTGGGAACGATTCATTTGGTGGTGGACCGGGTAATCCAAACAGAGGAGGGAATCAGTTTGGTGGAGGTGGACCAAATCGGCCTGGTGGTATGTTAAATCAGGGAGCTGGCGGTGGTCagggtggtggtggtggtggggGTGGTGGTGGAGGAGGCGGTGGTAGTGCGGGTAGACAGCGTGGAAGCAGAGGcggaaaaaagagaaagaatgaTGGTCCGGGTGGTCCTGGTTTTAGAGATCGTAGTCCTCTGAGTCGTGGGAATCGTTTAGACGATATGGGTGGTCGGGATTGGGATATGGGTAAGCCAGGTATGGGAGGAAGAGGTCCTGGATTTGGTCGAGACTCCTTCAATGATAGTGGAAATCGTTATGACGACTTTAAGGCTCCTTTCGG gccaCCTTCTGCACCTGCGGATTATCCACCTCCTCCTGCACAAGCTGAAAAGAATGACTGTGAAATCATTGTTGTCAGTAAAGCTCTCAC AGAATATGCGGAAATTATTGAGTCACGTCTAAAGAAATTGGGATTGACGGTTGATTTACTGTTTCCAAATGAGGAAGTGCCCCTCAGTCGAGTGCTTGGAAATATAGCGAGCAGGGGTTGCTTATATGCTGTGGTCGTCACGCCGATTAATCAGGAACATCGTTCTCTCACTTTGAACATCTTGCATGGCTTGCCGCAGG AGCACAGAAATATGCCAGTGGAAGATGCAATAAATTTGATCGCACGTGACTTTGGAAATTACAAGGCTGGAGGTCGCTCTGTTCCATTGAACGCTCCTATCACAACTGAGCGTCACCCTGACGCCATTCAAGTTCTTCTGAATATGTTGGCCGATAATCTACAAATAACGGTTCTCCAGTACGACAGGGTACTAAAATACTTGGAAGTAAGAAGAGAAGAGCAAGTCCAGGTTGAATTAGGAGATGCGAAAGATTTGGCATTGGCGGTTAGCGATCCTAAGCAGGCAGAACTACAGTCAAGAATTTTGAACATCCTTAACAGCAACAAGCCCAATTCGTCTGGACCTGCACCTATTCCAGTACCAGCGCCTGCACCAGGTCCTCCAGCTCCTTGGGCATCAG